In the Chromobacterium sp. ATCC 53434 genome, CGGCGGACGGCTGGTCGGAATACCAGGCCAAGAAGATCAAGCAGCACCTGAGCGAGGCGGGCCTGCGCCAGGCCCGGATGCTGGCGCTGGCCAATCCGTCCGCCGCGGCGGCGCTGGCGCCGCAGCAGCATGAGCTGCAGCAGGAAGTGACGCGCTACCAGCGCGACAGCGAGCTGTTGCGCGCGAAGGCCGAGGGCAAGGAGCGGGGGCTGGAGACGCTGAACGCGCGACACGACCTGTTCGACGTCAGCGACGCCGCCTTGTCGATCGCGGTGGCCTGCGCGGCGGTGGCGGCCTTGTCGGCCAATTTGCTGCCGCTGTTCACCGCCTGGGCCTTCGGCGCGGTGGGCGCGCTGTTCTGGCTGGCCGGCTTCGCCGGTTGGGGCCTGCGCGCGGACTGGCTGGTCGGCTTGCTGGGTTGAGCCGGGCGGCCGGGGCCGGCGGGGGCTTGCAATCGGCATGTTTTTGGCTCAGGCTGGGCGCGGTCGTATTTTGTCCCGTCCTCACCACAGGAGCATCGCGATGAAACTGTACTACTCCCCCGGCGCCTGCTCGCTGGCCTCGCATATCGTGTTGTTCGCCAGCGGTCTGCCGTTCAGCGTCGAAAAAGTCGATCTGCGCGCGACGCCGCACACCACCGCCGGCGGCGCCGATTTTTCGGCCATCAATCCCAAGGGCTATGTGCCGGCGCTGCAACTGGACAACGGCGAGTTGCTGACCGAAGGCGCGGCCATCCTGCAGTACATCGCCGATCAGGCGCCGGCCAAGCGCCTGGCGCCGGCCAACGGCACGCTGGAACGCTACCGGCTGCAAGAGTGGCTGAACTTCATCGCCACCGAGGTGCACAAGAATTTCTCGCCGCTGTTCTTCGGCAAGACCGAGGAAGTGAAGGACGACGCCTGGGCGCGGCTGCAGCCGCGTTTCGCGCTGCTGCAGCGCCAGTTGGACAAGACGCCGTACCTGTTGGGCGGCGAGTTCGACGTGGCCGACGCCTATCTGTTCACCTGCCTGTCCTGGGCGCAGTTTGTACAGCGTTCGCTGGCCGATTACCCGGCGTTGCTGGACTTCCTGAAGCGCGTGGCCGCGCTGCCGGCGGCGCAGCAGGCGCTGAAGGCCGAAGGCCTGACCCAGTAGCCGGCGCGCGTTCCGACCCGACGATGCCCGGCGCCGCCGGGCATTTTTCATCGCAGGATGGCAAAGAGGCGCCAAGGCGCTGATGTTTCACGTGAAACCGGAAGTTGTGACATGAAAGACGACACATTGATAGACGCGCGCGGCCTGGGGGCCGCGCTGCAGCGCTTCGCCGACGCGCGCGACTGGAACCGTTATCACTCGCCGCGCAATCTGGTGCTGGCGCTGGTCGGGGAGGTCGGCGAGCTGGCCGAGATCTTCCAGTGGCTGGACGACGACGCGGCGGCCCGGCTGCGAGACGATCCGGCGCGCTTCGCCCATCTGCGCGAAGAGATCGCCGACGTGCTGTTCTATCTGACGCGGCTGGCGATGGTGACCGGGGTGGACCTGGACGAGGCGGCGCGCGACAAGCTGGCCAAGAACGCGATCAAGTATCCAGCGCCTTGACCCTTACGCTATAGTGCCTTTACGGCCGGCGACGGTGGCAAGAGAGCGGCAATGACGTGACACCCGTGCAACAACTGCAGCAATGGATAGACGGCGCGCATCGAATCGCGGTGCTGACCGGCGCCGGCATGAGCACCGAATCCGGCATCCCCGACTTTCGTTCCGCCGATGGCATGTGGGCGCAGAACATGACGCTGACCGAGGTGGTGTCGATAGACTATTTCCGCCGCGCGCCGTCGGCGTTCTGGCAGGCGTTCAGCGACATCTTCCGCATCAAGCTGGCCGGCGGCTACCAGCCCAACGACGGCCACCGCTTTCTCGCCGCGCTGGAGACGGCTGGTAAGGAAGTCACCATCCTGACCCAGAACATAGACGGCCTGCACGGCCGCGCCGGCAACCGCCGGGTGCTGGAGCTGCACGGCACGCTGATGAGCGCCAGCTGTCCCGACTGTCGCATGCCGCATCCGCTGGATTATGTGCAGCGGCACGAGGTGCCGGCCTGCCGCCGCTGCCGCGCGGTGCTGAAGCCGGACGTGGTGCTGTACGGCGAGGCGGTGCCGCTGATAGACGTGGCCTTCGAGGCGGCGCTGAACGCCGAGCTGCTGCTGGTGATGGGTTCGTCGCTGGAGGTGTCGCCGGTCAATCTGATCCCGGTGGAGGCGGCGCGCGCCGGCATACCGTGCGTGCTGATCAACTACACGCCGACCCGCTTCGACACGCTGTTCGACCTCTGCATCCACGCCGGCATCGGCGACACCTGCCGCGAGCTGTCCTGCTGATCCGGCTGGCATGGCGCCGGCGCCGCGCCTATCTTGAGAAAGCCGCTGTCGGCGGCTTTCAAGGGGAATAGGCAATGGATCGCATCAATTGGAATCACTGGCTGGACCTGGCCGTCGCCTTCGGCGGCAACATCGTGTCCGCCATTCTGCTGTGGCTGATCGGCCGCTGGCTGATCGGCTTGTCCACCCGGATGCTGGACGAGCAGCTGAACGCGCGCAAGCTGGATCCGACGCTGCGCCGCTATGCGCACTCCTTCCTGTCGGTGACGCTGACCGTAGTGCTGGTCATCGGCATCCTAGGCTTTTTCGGCGTGCAGACCACCACCTTCGCCGCGGTGATCGCCGCCGCCGGCGTCGCCGTCGGCATGGCCTGGAGCGGCCTGCTGGCCAATTTCGCCGCCGGCATCTTCCTGGTGGTGCTGCGCCCGTTCAAGGTCGGCGATCTGGTGATGGTGGCCGGCATCACCGGCCAGGTCCGGGAGATCGGCCTGTTCGCCACCACGCTGGACACGCCGGACGGGGTGCAGACCCTGGTCGGCAACAACAAGATCTTCTCCGACACCATCCAGAACTACAGCGCCAACGCGGTGCGTCGCGTCGATCTGAAGGCGCAGCTTGCCAGC is a window encoding:
- a CDS encoding DUF4337 domain-containing protein encodes the protein MEVEISVEAEKKRLNSWVALTVVLLSVLMGLGKLKDDNIVQARQLLKADAADGWSEYQAKKIKQHLSEAGLRQARMLALANPSAAAALAPQQHELQQEVTRYQRDSELLRAKAEGKERGLETLNARHDLFDVSDAALSIAVACAAVAALSANLLPLFTAWAFGAVGALFWLAGFAGWGLRADWLVGLLG
- the gstA gene encoding glutathione transferase GstA → MKLYYSPGACSLASHIVLFASGLPFSVEKVDLRATPHTTAGGADFSAINPKGYVPALQLDNGELLTEGAAILQYIADQAPAKRLAPANGTLERYRLQEWLNFIATEVHKNFSPLFFGKTEEVKDDAWARLQPRFALLQRQLDKTPYLLGGEFDVADAYLFTCLSWAQFVQRSLADYPALLDFLKRVAALPAAQQALKAEGLTQ
- a CDS encoding nucleotide pyrophosphohydrolase — its product is MKDDTLIDARGLGAALQRFADARDWNRYHSPRNLVLALVGEVGELAEIFQWLDDDAAARLRDDPARFAHLREEIADVLFYLTRLAMVTGVDLDEAARDKLAKNAIKYPAP
- a CDS encoding NAD-dependent protein deacylase, which produces MTPVQQLQQWIDGAHRIAVLTGAGMSTESGIPDFRSADGMWAQNMTLTEVVSIDYFRRAPSAFWQAFSDIFRIKLAGGYQPNDGHRFLAALETAGKEVTILTQNIDGLHGRAGNRRVLELHGTLMSASCPDCRMPHPLDYVQRHEVPACRRCRAVLKPDVVLYGEAVPLIDVAFEAALNAELLLVMGSSLEVSPVNLIPVEAARAGIPCVLINYTPTRFDTLFDLCIHAGIGDTCRELSC
- a CDS encoding mechanosensitive ion channel family protein, which gives rise to MDRINWNHWLDLAVAFGGNIVSAILLWLIGRWLIGLSTRMLDEQLNARKLDPTLRRYAHSFLSVTLTVVLVIGILGFFGVQTTTFAAVIAAAGVAVGMAWSGLLANFAAGIFLVVLRPFKVGDLVMVAGITGQVREIGLFATTLDTPDGVQTLVGNNKIFSDTIQNYSANAVRRVDLKAQLASSADHAQAIRLLQDALVRIPNVLAAPATDVGVLEFTALGPVLAVRPYCAPEHYWQVYFDANRAIRETLGAAGFPTPEQAMVVRQG